A genome region from Bemisia tabaci chromosome 3, PGI_BMITA_v3 includes the following:
- the LOC109030784 gene encoding uncharacterized protein: MESVGLYKSAHIRTKSINRFCVSDLLTATIHSQPKTTMKFQVTFVFAVVAVFSVFGQESAEQVRDKRAIFFSDAAYGYAPAAYAPAAYAPAAYATYAAAPAAYVAAAPAAYVAAAPAAVPVAAPHTKVVHSAPGSYAEYHSFA, from the exons ATGGAAAGTGTCGGCTTGTATAAAAGTGCTCACATCCGAACCAAGAGCATCAATCGCTTTTGTGTCTCTGATTTGCTAACAGCAACCATCCACAGCCAACCCAAAACCACCATGAAATTCCAA GTCACCTTCGTCTTCGCCGTCGTTGCTGTCTTCTCCGTCTTCGGACAGGAATCCGCCGAGCAGGTCAGAGACAAGCGGGCCATCTTCTTCAGCGACGCCGCCTACGGCTACGCCCCGGCCGCCTACGCCCCCGCCGCCTACGCCCCCGCCGCCTACGCCACCTACGCTGCCGCCCCTGCCGCCTACGTCGCCGCCGCTCCCGCCGCCTACGTGGCTGCAGCACCCGCCGCTGTCCCCGTTGCCGCCCCTCACACCAAGGTCGTCCACTCCGCCCCTGGCTCCTACGCCGAGTACCACTCTTTCGCCTAA